The Flavobacterium johnsoniae UW101 genomic interval TAGTAAACAAAACCTAATTCGTTGTCTACTGCAATAGCTTCAATTTCTTTCTTTCCGCTGTACGTTCCAAATTTGCGAACCACTTTTGCAGCAGCGAATTTTCCGTTTCCAGAAAGTTCATACTGCCATAAATAACTTCCAGAAGGTCCCGTTTTTCTTCCTACAATGGCAAAAATCTTTCCATCGCTTGGGCGAGTATATAAAGCAATTCCCATAGGATCGCGTTCTGTATCGCCTTCAAAAACAGGAATTCCGCCGTTATCAATAGGTTCTAAATCAGGTAAACTGAAAATTCTGATTCTGTTTTCTTCACGTTCTGTTGTTACGGCAACGTCTACTTTTTTCCCGTCAATAATCAATCCGTAAGCGATATCAACATTGTTTGGGCGTTTTAAAGTAATTGATTTTTTAAGGATTTTTCCATTCAAATCAAAAGCATACAAAGCGCCGTCTGTATCTTTATCTGTTCCTACAACAATGCTTTTTGAAGGATCTGTCGGGTTAATCCAGATAGAAGGATCATCAGTATCGTGAGGCAGGGCTTCTGTAACTGCTGTTGGTTTTACGGCGTTTGGCTGAACTGGAGCTAATTTATCGTCTTTACAAGCTGTGAATGAAACAGCTAAAAGTAAAAGAGCAACTAAATATTTATTTTTCATTATGTTATATATTTTAATGCAATTAGACAGAGCGCTAAACTCTGTCTAATTTAAGAATTTTAAAAAAGTGCAGATTACAAGTCTAATTTCAATCCGAAATTGTAACGAGGCTGGTAATACTCAGCTTGTTTTGTATGAGCAGCAACTCCTTGGTAGTAACGTAACGGCTGATTTGTTAAGTTATTAGCTTCTGCAAAAAAGCGAAGTTTTGGAGTAATTTTGTAAGAAGCATTTGCATCTAAGAAAAACTGCTTGTCATAGTAACTGTCTTTGTAAGACTCAGAACCTAATTCATCTAAATAATCAGATGTAAAGTTTGTTGAGATTCTTGCAGAGAAACGTTTGTTTTCCCATGATAAAGATCCATTAAACATGTGCGGTGCAGTACCTGGAAGGCTGATATTTTTTCTTTCGTTTCCATCCTCATCAGCAATTCCTTTTGCTTTAGATTTTGTGTACGTATAGTTTAAGTAAATACCAAAACCTTTTAAGAATTTTCCAGGAAGGAAATCTAACTGACGTTGTAAAGCAACCTCAAATCCGTAAACATTAACATTGTCTCCGTTTCTTGATTGTAAAAATGACCAGTTTTCTCCAGTTGGAATTGGGTTTGATTGATTTGGGAAATCTGCAGCAAATTTAGCATCTGTGTATTGATTGTCGCTGTAGTTGTAAATGAAATCATTTAATTTTTTGTAGAAAACACCTCCGGAAATCAAACCAACAGATTTGAAATAGTTCTCTACCATGAAATCATAGTTGTATGCGTATGTAGCTTTAAGACCTGGATTTCCAGCTGTAATTTCTTTATCGGCTGCAATGTTGTTTACATAAGGAGCCAATGCATAATAGTTTGGTCTTGCAAGTGCCGTTGTAGCCGCTGCTCTTAATACTAAATCTTTTGTTGCGTTGTATTGGAATGAAATACTTGGCAATACATTTGTGTATGAGTTTGTGTTGTTGATTTTGCTTTCTAATTCTTCTTCATCTAAAACTCTGTTTCCTGTATAATCAATATGAGTATTTTCAACACGAACACCCATTACCATAGAAAGTTTATCATTAAAATCCTGATCCCATCTTACGTAAGCAGCAGAAATTCTTTCTTTAGCATTGTAATTTACCGCTAAATATTCTGCTGGGTCTGTTTCTTTATCAAATAAAGCAGGGTTATTTAAATCTAAACTTCCTAAGAAAGAAGCCGAAGCAAATGCACCCGGAACATATTTACTTCCCGGATTAAAGTTTTTTCCATCATAATAGCTGTTCGGAACTTCAGATAATAATTCCATGCCATCATTAATTGGCTCGTAAGCATAAAACATATTGTTTCTTTCTTTTTCCTTTAAACGAAGTCTAAGACCTGTTCTTAATCTTCCTTTTTCCCCTGCAATTACAGAGAAAGGAAAACGGATGTTTACTTTTGCGCCAAATTCGCTTTCGCTGGTTTCGTCTGTATTTTCAGTAACAGAATCAAATTTAAATTGATCAAGAGCTTCTCCAGCCGTTGTAACCAAAGGAAATCTTGTGTCTGTTAAGTTTTCGAATACATCAAGACCTTTTTGGCGGTATTCGATATAACGCTCACCCGGACGGTATTCTCTTGCTTTTGCATAGTTGGCAGACCAGTCTAAATCTAAAGTAGAGTTGATTAAATGCTCTCCGCGAAGCGA includes:
- a CDS encoding TonB-dependent receptor — encoded protein: MKKFYLLTTFLLLTLTGFAQKAIISGKILDADDKLPLPGAMVQIIGEKKYTVSDYNGRFELLNITEGTYKVEVKYIGYTTLTQEIKVEQGKNNVIDFALKAFENELKEVVVGDILKGQAKALNQQKNNKNIGNVISSDQMGRFPDANVGDALKRVPGITMQNDQGEARNIIIRGLAPSLNSVTLNGDRIPSAEGDNRNVQMDLIPSDMISTIEVNKTLTSDMDADAIGGSVNLITRATPNGERISATLAGGYLPIREHASYTAGFVYGNRFANDKLGVVFSGSYNNVDYGSDNIENEWVKDDFGNEYLQASEIRKYDIQRIRRSASLALDYKFNENNTIFANAIYNWRDDRENRFRTTIDDIEPLYNGEEIIGFEGRVKRQTKGGVDNSRNKNRRLEDQRVQNYSLRGEHLINSTLDLDWSANYAKAREYRPGERYIEYRQKGLDVFENLTDTRFPLVTTAGEALDQFKFDSVTENTDETSESEFGAKVNIRFPFSVIAGEKGRLRTGLRLRLKEKERNNMFYAYEPINDGMELLSEVPNSYYDGKNFNPGSKYVPGAFASASFLGSLDLNNPALFDKETDPAEYLAVNYNAKERISAAYVRWDQDFNDKLSMVMGVRVENTHIDYTGNRVLDEEELESKINNTNSYTNVLPSISFQYNATKDLVLRAAATTALARPNYYALAPYVNNIAADKEITAGNPGLKATYAYNYDFMVENYFKSVGLISGGVFYKKLNDFIYNYSDNQYTDAKFAADFPNQSNPIPTGENWSFLQSRNGDNVNVYGFEVALQRQLDFLPGKFLKGFGIYLNYTYTKSKAKGIADEDGNERKNISLPGTAPHMFNGSLSWENKRFSARISTNFTSDYLDELGSESYKDSYYDKQFFLDANASYKITPKLRFFAEANNLTNQPLRYYQGVAAHTKQAEYYQPRYNFGLKLDL
- a CDS encoding phytase → MKNKYLVALLLLAVSFTACKDDKLAPVQPNAVKPTAVTEALPHDTDDPSIWINPTDPSKSIVVGTDKDTDGALYAFDLNGKILKKSITLKRPNNVDIAYGLIIDGKKVDVAVTTEREENRIRIFSLPDLEPIDNGGIPVFEGDTERDPMGIALYTRPSDGKIFAIVGRKTGPSGSYLWQYELSGNGKFAAAKVVRKFGTYSGKKEIEAIAVDNELGFVYYCDEQAGIRKYKADPALNDNKELAFFGQKDFKADHEGIAIYKKTDSTGYILVSNQQANSFMVYPREGANGNPNNHPLLAEVPTSTIECDGADVTNVNLGPKYKNGLFVAMSNGMTFHYYAWDLIQKRIDEAKK